The Leucobacter sp. UCMA 4100 genome window below encodes:
- a CDS encoding ABC transporter substrate-binding protein — MLRKTRPLMPLAVAATALLALSACSAETSGENDDTVAANGGGSQGTLSLQQTTDFSVETDEAASALLPSEITERGTVRVAMGVPYPPFIEVNDDNDLIGVDADMSIALGAKLGVEFTVEHQPFESVIPSLQSDRHDIIMMGMNDSKERQQTLNFIEEIQAGFAIVVAKGNPENIKTLTDLCGHSASTQKSTLQAELLAELSEECIASGKEGIEVQALPVAQDSQTALRAGRAQAYIVDAPVAAYTARTAGNGEYFELVEDPENPQGFNPVYTGFGLLNDRTELTDALQAAMQSLIDDGTYQAILDEHGMGSLALDSALVNAATE, encoded by the coding sequence ATGTTACGAAAGACTCGACCCCTCATGCCCCTCGCCGTCGCAGCAACCGCCTTGCTCGCGCTCAGTGCTTGTAGCGCTGAGACCTCAGGCGAAAACGACGATACGGTCGCCGCCAACGGTGGTGGTAGTCAGGGCACGCTCTCACTGCAGCAAACTACCGACTTCAGTGTTGAGACCGACGAGGCAGCATCAGCCCTTCTCCCCTCAGAAATCACTGAACGGGGTACCGTTCGGGTCGCAATGGGAGTGCCTTACCCGCCCTTTATCGAGGTCAACGATGACAACGACCTCATCGGCGTTGACGCTGACATGTCAATTGCGCTCGGCGCTAAACTTGGCGTCGAGTTCACGGTCGAGCACCAGCCCTTTGAATCAGTGATTCCCTCGCTACAGTCTGACCGCCACGACATCATCATGATGGGCATGAACGATTCAAAGGAGCGCCAGCAGACACTGAACTTCATTGAAGAGATTCAGGCTGGCTTTGCAATCGTCGTCGCCAAGGGAAACCCAGAAAATATCAAGACCCTCACCGACCTTTGTGGCCACAGCGCCTCAACGCAGAAGTCAACGCTTCAGGCCGAGCTGCTCGCAGAGCTCTCAGAAGAATGCATCGCGAGTGGCAAAGAGGGCATCGAAGTGCAGGCGCTTCCCGTCGCCCAGGACTCACAAACCGCGCTCCGTGCGGGCAGGGCCCAGGCCTACATCGTTGACGCTCCCGTCGCGGCCTATACCGCCCGAACCGCAGGAAACGGTGAGTACTTTGAACTCGTCGAAGACCCCGAGAACCCCCAGGGGTTCAACCCGGTATACACGGGATTCGGTCTTCTCAACGACCGCACCGAGCTGACCGACGCACTCCAGGCGGCTATGCAATCACTCATCGACGACGGAACCTACCAGGCCATTCTCGATGAGCATGGCATGGGATCACTCGCGCTTGACTCAGCGCTCGTGAACGCAGCAACCGAGTAA
- a CDS encoding Calx-beta domain-containing protein, whose amino-acid sequence MGNVRGLTLRPRFARAALAIGTAFTLAFGAQVALAPQASADESDAPIVFADDQLTACINKGIGSGRAPDETITEADLKKFFSLNCNDSFAVKSLEGIEQASEIRNVTFIGAQHTFRDADSLKPLSGLPKMTSLMLTRTDLTNEAFAGLELPKALSTLKVTYSPELSDISAMKEMTGLRTVDISFNSPKLTDLSPLSGLTKITSLSAAALSDLENLEPLASLESLQYLNVQKSKVSDLSPLAELTSISTLTASSTLVEDLRPIAGLVNMKNLDLDHAKLQSLEGIEAMHKMTDLHVMNNIGIAGNLDPLRNNPTLSRIHMNAIGVTSIDALSNLPSLKNIQALSNHVTSLVGLPAAPEAVSVGTFAITAQDISFPDQKQYVPTGAKRFMYDTTGDLELREQGQFPDFGGNLEPLETDAMPVVTIEVRKAWPDLEYSFSQNPKGNDRFAGTVKMPIVWSSITSEDSATVSLGEHFEQQIETTEGFPAATYTIKPMDDDSAMPDWVTLDESTGVLTIEPEGQDAIGYWAFTVQVADALGNTMTDRFDLLVPEPGKTIFEIGEDQQVEAGEDLVFTVTRADADENPFTGAASVQYRTVDGSAESSVHYTKTEGTLSWGPNDTADKTVTVPTLTDENAAGSPGVAMTLELSSPLPDGVSELGGGFSSDGFIEFPAPEPSSFTINEAYEVEASTVDTQKATLTVSRNKAAKNHWNGAASVHVMTQDGFARAGTHYEPVNTVLEWGPGDFEDKEIEVTVLPGAAGTPDLDFGVELVDPSTHMELGVPETTLMTIAYPVPEPSLLSLGGDQTVEPGAETVTFTVSRTDADKNPWLGETSVRFMTHDGTAKAGEHYEAVDTVLTWAAGETDDVTVEVPLKAGAAGDPERHFTVELSDPSEYAIVGARATASATIPYPVPHPTTLSISGKQSTRAGEPLVFTITPEQLDEPAWAGELSVRVFTNDQEAEAGTHYEPVDEVITWQPDNRDPIEVTVTTMSGFKGSSPRAFTIELADPSEYAELGESATSVGTIIYEADDQVVPNPGDGGGDGSGGTGGGTDGGSNGGGSSAGGGTGGGSGSALADNGKSDDARALAATGAPWTLGIAIGGAAILALLAGSMLLVAWNRRSLRN is encoded by the coding sequence ATGGGGAACGTTCGAGGTCTCACACTTCGACCACGGTTCGCACGGGCTGCGCTCGCAATTGGCACGGCTTTCACACTGGCGTTCGGGGCGCAGGTGGCGCTCGCGCCGCAAGCTTCGGCCGATGAGTCAGACGCACCGATCGTGTTCGCTGACGATCAGCTCACGGCGTGCATCAACAAGGGGATCGGCTCCGGGCGCGCGCCCGACGAGACCATCACCGAGGCCGATCTGAAGAAGTTCTTTTCGCTGAACTGCAACGACTCGTTCGCGGTGAAGAGCCTCGAGGGCATCGAGCAGGCCAGCGAGATTCGGAACGTGACTTTTATTGGCGCACAGCACACGTTCCGAGATGCCGACTCGCTGAAGCCACTCTCGGGGCTCCCCAAGATGACTTCGCTCATGCTCACGAGAACCGATCTGACCAACGAGGCGTTTGCCGGGCTTGAGCTCCCCAAGGCGCTCAGCACTCTCAAGGTGACGTATAGCCCAGAGCTTTCAGACATTAGCGCGATGAAAGAGATGACCGGTCTCAGGACCGTTGACATTTCGTTCAACTCGCCGAAGCTCACTGATCTCTCGCCGCTCTCGGGCTTGACAAAGATCACGTCGCTCAGCGCGGCGGCGCTCTCTGATCTCGAGAACCTTGAGCCCCTCGCCAGCCTCGAGTCACTGCAGTACCTCAACGTTCAGAAGTCGAAGGTGTCTGATCTCAGCCCGCTCGCCGAACTCACCTCGATCTCGACGCTGACCGCCTCTTCGACGCTCGTTGAAGATTTGCGCCCGATCGCGGGACTCGTCAACATGAAAAACCTCGACCTCGACCACGCGAAGTTACAGAGCCTCGAGGGCATTGAAGCGATGCACAAGATGACCGACCTGCACGTCATGAACAACATCGGCATCGCCGGCAACCTTGATCCGCTTCGCAACAACCCGACGCTCTCGCGCATTCACATGAACGCGATCGGCGTCACCTCGATTGACGCACTGTCGAACCTGCCAAGTCTCAAGAACATCCAGGCCCTCTCAAACCACGTGACCTCGCTCGTGGGCCTGCCTGCAGCACCAGAGGCCGTGTCAGTGGGCACCTTCGCGATCACTGCGCAGGACATTTCTTTCCCCGACCAAAAGCAGTACGTGCCCACCGGGGCGAAGCGCTTCATGTATGACACGACGGGCGACCTTGAACTGCGCGAGCAAGGCCAGTTTCCAGACTTCGGGGGCAACCTCGAGCCGCTCGAAACCGACGCCATGCCGGTCGTCACGATCGAGGTGCGCAAGGCGTGGCCAGATCTTGAGTACTCGTTCTCGCAGAATCCGAAAGGCAACGACCGCTTCGCAGGTACCGTCAAAATGCCCATTGTGTGGAGCTCGATCACGAGCGAAGATAGCGCGACCGTAAGCCTCGGCGAGCACTTTGAGCAGCAGATCGAGACCACCGAGGGCTTCCCCGCAGCCACCTACACCATTAAGCCAATGGACGACGACTCTGCGATGCCCGACTGGGTCACGCTCGACGAGTCGACCGGCGTTCTCACGATTGAGCCCGAGGGGCAGGACGCCATCGGCTATTGGGCGTTCACCGTGCAGGTTGCTGACGCCCTCGGCAACACCATGACCGACCGGTTCGACCTCCTGGTTCCTGAGCCGGGGAAAACGATTTTTGAGATTGGCGAAGACCAGCAAGTCGAGGCGGGCGAAGACCTCGTCTTCACCGTGACCCGTGCCGACGCCGACGAGAACCCCTTCACCGGAGCGGCAAGTGTGCAGTACCGCACGGTTGATGGCAGTGCCGAAAGCAGCGTGCACTACACCAAGACCGAGGGAACCCTCTCCTGGGGGCCAAACGACACCGCGGACAAAACGGTCACCGTGCCAACGCTTACCGACGAGAACGCGGCGGGGTCGCCCGGCGTCGCCATGACGCTTGAGCTCAGCAGCCCTCTGCCAGACGGCGTCTCTGAGCTCGGTGGCGGTTTTTCGAGCGACGGCTTCATCGAGTTCCCCGCCCCAGAGCCGTCATCGTTCACGATCAATGAGGCATACGAGGTCGAGGCGAGCACGGTAGACACGCAAAAGGCAACGCTCACGGTTTCTCGCAACAAGGCAGCCAAGAACCACTGGAATGGCGCGGCCAGCGTGCACGTCATGACGCAGGACGGCTTTGCGCGAGCGGGAACGCACTATGAGCCCGTGAACACCGTGCTTGAGTGGGGCCCCGGCGACTTCGAAGATAAAGAGATCGAGGTCACCGTACTTCCCGGTGCGGCCGGAACCCCCGACCTTGACTTCGGAGTCGAGCTCGTGGATCCGAGCACGCACATGGAGCTCGGGGTTCCAGAAACAACCCTCATGACCATTGCATACCCCGTTCCCGAGCCTTCGCTCCTGTCGCTCGGCGGCGATCAAACGGTAGAACCGGGCGCCGAGACGGTCACCTTTACCGTCAGCCGAACCGATGCCGATAAGAACCCCTGGCTGGGTGAAACGAGCGTTCGCTTCATGACCCATGATGGGACCGCGAAAGCGGGCGAGCACTACGAGGCCGTCGATACGGTGCTCACTTGGGCCGCGGGCGAAACTGACGATGTAACCGTTGAGGTGCCGCTCAAGGCCGGCGCCGCTGGTGACCCCGAGCGACACTTCACGGTCGAGCTCAGTGACCCCAGCGAGTACGCCATCGTCGGCGCGCGAGCAACCGCGTCAGCGACGATCCCCTACCCCGTGCCGCACCCAACAACGCTGAGCATCTCGGGTAAGCAAAGCACCCGTGCTGGCGAACCGCTCGTTTTCACGATCACTCCAGAACAACTCGACGAGCCTGCGTGGGCAGGCGAACTGAGCGTTCGCGTGTTCACGAACGACCAGGAGGCAGAGGCGGGCACGCACTATGAACCGGTCGACGAGGTGATCACCTGGCAGCCAGACAACCGCGACCCGATCGAGGTCACGGTCACCACCATGTCTGGGTTCAAGGGAAGTAGCCCGAGAGCCTTTACCATCGAGCTCGCCGATCCGAGTGAGTACGCCGAGCTGGGCGAAAGCGCCACCTCGGTTGGCACGATCATCTACGAAGCCGATGACCAGGTCGTACCGAACCCCGGTGACGGGGGTGGCGACGGTAGCGGAGGCACAGGCGGCGGCACCGACGGCGGCTCGAATGGCGGCGGATCAAGCGCTGGCGGCGGGACCGGCGGCGGGAGCGGATCCGCACTCGCCGACAACGGCAAGAGCGACGACGCGCGAGCCCTCGCAGCCACGGGCGCACCTTGGACACTCGGGATCGCGATTGGAGGAGCGGCGATTCTGGCGCTCCTCGCTGGCTCGATGCTCCTCGTGGCGTGGAACAGGCGGAGCCTGCGCAACTAA
- a CDS encoding amino acid ABC transporter permease yields the protein MTKAITPQGPSREFDNVVHSLRRPWRWVSTVVIVFLLVAFVQAIATNKNIDFATIGEFMFHPRILSGVRLTLIITIIAMFAAALLAVLIAAMRMSGNPVLVAVAAVYVWAFRGTPLLVQIVIWGYFGLIFEKITIGIPFTDIVFWQEDTNKLLTALVAGIIALTLNEAAYSSEIVRSGMLSVDEGQQEAAASLGMSPSYCFRRILLPQAMRVIIPPMGNQLISMIKNTSLLSLIAVLELYTQATQISAQNLRQVELLIVVSIWYLAIVSVLSVPQHYLERHFGRGSSRNQPQSLMAKAKEYTGSIQVQRARKKQRKEQRNA from the coding sequence ATGACGAAGGCAATAACGCCGCAGGGCCCGAGCAGGGAGTTCGACAACGTCGTTCACTCGCTGCGCCGCCCCTGGCGCTGGGTCAGTACCGTCGTGATTGTGTTTTTGTTGGTGGCGTTTGTGCAGGCAATCGCCACCAACAAAAACATTGATTTCGCGACCATTGGTGAATTCATGTTTCACCCGCGCATTCTCTCGGGGGTGCGTCTCACCCTCATCATCACCATCATTGCCATGTTTGCCGCCGCTCTTCTCGCGGTACTCATCGCGGCAATGCGAATGTCTGGTAACCCGGTACTCGTGGCGGTTGCTGCGGTATACGTTTGGGCGTTCCGAGGAACTCCACTGCTCGTGCAAATCGTTATTTGGGGCTACTTTGGTCTCATCTTCGAGAAGATCACCATCGGTATTCCATTTACCGACATCGTGTTTTGGCAAGAGGACACGAACAAGCTCCTCACCGCGCTTGTCGCAGGCATCATCGCACTGACGCTCAACGAGGCCGCATACTCCTCTGAGATCGTTCGCTCGGGCATGCTCTCGGTCGATGAGGGCCAGCAGGAAGCCGCTGCGTCGCTCGGCATGAGCCCGAGCTATTGCTTCAGACGTATCCTCCTACCACAGGCGATGCGAGTCATTATTCCGCCCATGGGCAACCAGCTCATCTCAATGATTAAAAACACCTCGTTGCTCTCGCTCATTGCCGTTCTTGAGCTCTACACACAAGCCACACAAATTTCGGCCCAGAATCTGCGTCAGGTCGAGCTACTCATCGTGGTGAGCATTTGGTATCTCGCCATCGTCTCGGTCCTCTCGGTGCCACAGCACTACCTCGAGCGGCACTTTGGCCGGGGTAGCAGCCGCAACCAACCGCAGTCACTCATGGCGAAAGCGAAAGAGTATACCGGCTCAATTCAGGTCCAGAGAGCACGCAAGAAGCAGCGTAAGGAGCAGCGCAATGCCTGA
- a CDS encoding helix-turn-helix domain-containing protein, with protein sequence MSVLKPIILRADGKEAGLALLTVEERLGSDVMKVELPPGAQSPLVRSLDLYDASSSAQSNDQGGGGMLLCLVSAEAMREREVQRALDFAVASECAAVVTKLSDEGARSVIEAKILNAGLASVALHPDVGWREFDGLLTTTLGEHAQSLTLAPSVGDKLFALANTVARVFGGSVAIEDHQRSILAHSSVSGQAIDELRTTGILFRRAGDAPVNEDRYRRVFEAEGPVRFIRYGDYLPRVAIAVRAGTIPLGSIWALDPQADTEAEGAALAEAKTQVLEQAATMAAGTLLEAWKATNRSTSRRESALRRVLIAAAQQGDREALDPTGEAAGVILVAEVAAGPRSAGRIAEARGVFARHLAMYIPNVVVSAEANEIIALCPTERVDEVRGWALEALADLSADTASGLRVGVSDPHTITTRLPFAVNEARDVAKHSRDVAEPVGTVAGVRTQLFLAACRAQLDLDDRLMLPEVRELLDAGEGRQQLIETFIEWLAAAGNVGRAAEQLRVHEQTVRYRLRRLRELLPLEGARPDYLLALWSQLRCAR encoded by the coding sequence ATGTCAGTGTTGAAACCGATAATTTTACGTGCCGACGGCAAAGAAGCCGGGCTCGCGCTGCTCACGGTCGAGGAACGCCTTGGTAGTGACGTGATGAAGGTCGAACTGCCGCCGGGTGCTCAGAGCCCTCTCGTTCGTTCGCTCGACCTCTATGATGCCTCGAGCTCCGCCCAGTCGAATGACCAGGGCGGGGGAGGGATGCTGCTCTGTCTCGTCTCGGCCGAGGCGATGCGTGAGCGCGAGGTTCAGCGTGCCCTCGACTTTGCGGTCGCGAGTGAGTGTGCAGCGGTCGTGACGAAACTCTCTGACGAGGGAGCGCGCAGTGTGATTGAAGCGAAAATTCTTAACGCTGGCCTTGCGTCGGTGGCGTTGCACCCTGATGTTGGCTGGCGGGAGTTTGACGGGCTGCTTACGACCACGCTTGGCGAACACGCACAGTCGCTCACCCTCGCCCCGTCGGTTGGCGACAAGCTCTTTGCCCTCGCGAACACCGTGGCTCGGGTGTTCGGCGGATCGGTCGCGATCGAAGACCACCAACGCAGCATTCTCGCCCACTCTTCGGTCTCGGGCCAAGCCATCGACGAGTTGCGTACAACGGGCATCTTGTTTCGTCGCGCGGGTGACGCACCCGTCAATGAGGATCGCTACCGCAGAGTGTTCGAAGCCGAGGGTCCCGTGCGGTTCATTCGATACGGAGACTATCTGCCACGAGTAGCGATCGCGGTTCGGGCGGGTACTATTCCACTCGGATCGATCTGGGCCCTCGATCCGCAAGCAGATACTGAGGCCGAGGGCGCAGCGCTCGCCGAAGCGAAGACGCAGGTGCTTGAACAGGCGGCTACGATGGCCGCGGGAACGCTACTCGAGGCGTGGAAAGCGACGAATCGCTCAACGTCTCGCAGGGAGTCGGCGCTACGCAGGGTGCTCATTGCTGCCGCCCAGCAGGGCGATCGTGAAGCGCTCGATCCGACGGGGGAAGCGGCGGGGGTAATTCTCGTTGCCGAGGTTGCTGCCGGCCCACGCTCGGCCGGGCGTATCGCTGAGGCGAGGGGAGTGTTTGCGAGGCATCTTGCGATGTATATTCCGAACGTTGTTGTTTCGGCAGAAGCCAACGAGATCATCGCCCTGTGCCCCACCGAGCGCGTCGACGAGGTGCGTGGGTGGGCGCTTGAAGCGCTCGCCGACCTCTCTGCCGACACCGCCAGCGGCCTTCGCGTCGGCGTGAGCGATCCGCACACGATTACGACACGGCTGCCCTTCGCAGTGAACGAAGCGCGCGATGTTGCGAAGCACTCACGTGATGTGGCTGAACCAGTGGGCACGGTTGCCGGGGTTCGCACCCAGCTGTTTCTGGCTGCCTGCCGAGCCCAGCTCGACCTTGACGACCGGCTGATGCTGCCAGAAGTGCGAGAGTTGCTCGACGCGGGCGAGGGTCGCCAGCAGCTCATCGAGACGTTCATTGAGTGGCTTGCGGCGGCGGGAAACGTGGGCAGAGCCGCAGAGCAGTTACGGGTGCACGAGCAAACCGTGCGCTACCGGCTGCGGCGGCTACGCGAGCTCTTGCCGCTCGAAGGTGCCCGCCCTGATTACTTGCTTGCGCTCTGGTCACAGTTGCGTTGCGCGCGCTGA
- the lysA gene encoding diaminopimelate decarboxylase, with amino-acid sequence MSDTSLPPSLARLLPSTAGIDDTGALTIGGCSVTDLAGRFGTPLFVYDELHLRETMRRYREGLRSRWPKSRVCFASKSLPCIAAYAIAEAEGLSVDVAGEGELRMALAAGVTAANIVLHGNAKSSAEINLATKVGVGLIVIDNDHDVALIEEHATTPQDVLIRVLPGVEADTHPSIQTGGTHSKFGMPIEAALALIRRIEGSERVRVRGVHVHIGSQILDVEPFLEALRVIANVGSFDVYNLGGGLGVNYSEADDAPEIEEYLDGLCGLAATVLPDDVELIIEPGRSLVARSGITAYTVRTVKRSLETFVAVDGGMSELMNIALTDDRFTAVVADRVTEAPDTLVQLVGRQCESGDLLVDRAPLHAPAPGDTVIIAATGAYGYTFANNYNGALHPAVVFCRDEEATLAVRRQTYEGYLEAHEPALEHDWTRLPVLTSQKS; translated from the coding sequence ATGAGCGACACTTCCCTACCCCCATCCCTTGCCCGCCTGTTACCTAGTACAGCGGGGATCGACGACACGGGAGCACTCACCATTGGAGGGTGCTCGGTGACCGACCTCGCGGGCCGCTTCGGCACCCCACTCTTCGTGTACGACGAACTGCATCTTCGAGAAACCATGCGGCGATACCGCGAAGGGTTGCGCAGTCGGTGGCCCAAGTCGCGAGTGTGTTTCGCCTCGAAGTCGTTGCCGTGCATCGCCGCCTACGCGATCGCAGAAGCCGAGGGACTCTCGGTCGATGTCGCGGGTGAGGGAGAATTGCGCATGGCTCTCGCAGCCGGGGTGACCGCAGCCAACATTGTGTTGCACGGCAACGCAAAGAGCAGTGCAGAAATCAATCTTGCGACCAAGGTCGGCGTCGGCCTCATCGTCATTGACAATGACCACGATGTCGCCCTCATCGAAGAGCACGCGACGACGCCACAAGACGTACTCATTCGGGTTCTTCCCGGTGTCGAAGCCGACACCCATCCCTCCATTCAGACCGGCGGCACGCACTCGAAGTTTGGCATGCCCATCGAGGCAGCTCTCGCGCTCATCAGGCGGATCGAAGGGAGCGAACGAGTACGGGTGCGCGGCGTGCACGTGCACATTGGTTCGCAGATTCTCGACGTCGAGCCGTTTCTCGAGGCGCTTCGGGTCATCGCGAACGTTGGCAGTTTCGACGTATACAACCTCGGCGGCGGGCTCGGGGTGAACTACTCAGAAGCCGACGACGCCCCTGAAATCGAAGAGTACCTCGATGGACTCTGCGGGCTCGCCGCAACGGTGCTTCCTGACGACGTCGAGCTCATCATCGAACCGGGTCGCTCGCTCGTCGCGCGTAGCGGCATCACGGCCTATACCGTGCGCACGGTGAAACGCTCGCTCGAAACATTCGTCGCTGTCGACGGCGGCATGTCAGAGCTCATGAATATCGCGCTCACCGACGACCGGTTCACCGCGGTCGTAGCCGATCGCGTCACCGAGGCACCCGACACCCTCGTGCAGCTCGTTGGCAGACAGTGTGAGTCAGGCGACCTTCTGGTCGACCGAGCACCACTTCACGCACCGGCCCCCGGCGACACCGTTATCATCGCGGCAACCGGTGCATACGGCTATACCTTCGCCAATAACTACAATGGCGCGCTGCACCCGGCTGTCGTGTTCTGCCGCGACGAAGAAGCAACGCTCGCGGTCAGGCGGCAAACGTACGAGGGCTATCTCGAAGCCCACGAACCTGCACTAGAGCACGACTGGACGCGATTGCCTGTTCTTACTTCCCAAAAATCCTGA
- a CDS encoding LysR family transcriptional regulator, giving the protein MDYLEVRDLNYFVVVAEELHFGRAAETLHLAQPALSKAVQRLEKRLGVELFARTSRSVALTPAGEALLEHGRHALNAIDAAARAARRASETASLRLAMKPGGDGGALSALLEGYAQHPGARQVDILFHPGAERASLVREGLADAALLYTPFEDTAGLTTITIHKEGRIALLPSHHRFASRASVDTAELDGEMFAQWSFDRSETTGAHTVTSVTELMPLVRLGRVIAVLPRSLAGAPAEGVAYVPVADASPSAIVIGCRANDTREAVRGLMNAALALR; this is encoded by the coding sequence ATGGATTACCTCGAAGTACGCGACCTCAACTATTTTGTTGTGGTCGCTGAAGAGTTGCATTTCGGCCGCGCAGCAGAGACACTGCACCTCGCCCAGCCGGCCCTCTCGAAAGCGGTCCAACGCTTAGAGAAACGTCTCGGTGTTGAACTCTTCGCCCGCACGAGCAGAAGCGTCGCCCTGACACCGGCAGGCGAAGCCCTCCTCGAACACGGGCGGCACGCACTCAACGCAATTGATGCTGCCGCTCGCGCCGCCCGAAGGGCAAGCGAAACCGCTTCCCTTCGCTTGGCGATGAAACCAGGCGGAGACGGCGGGGCTCTCTCGGCCCTTTTGGAAGGATACGCGCAGCACCCCGGAGCGAGACAAGTCGACATCCTGTTTCACCCAGGAGCAGAGCGGGCTTCGCTCGTTCGCGAAGGTCTCGCCGATGCCGCGCTGCTCTACACCCCGTTCGAAGACACGGCAGGGCTCACGACGATCACCATTCACAAAGAAGGGCGGATCGCGCTGCTCCCCTCTCATCACCGCTTCGCAAGCCGAGCAAGCGTTGACACTGCCGAGCTCGACGGCGAGATGTTCGCCCAGTGGTCTTTTGACCGCAGCGAAACGACCGGTGCCCATACCGTGACAAGCGTCACCGAGCTCATGCCGCTAGTGCGCCTCGGCCGTGTGATCGCGGTGCTGCCTCGTTCACTCGCGGGAGCCCCCGCAGAGGGTGTCGCATACGTGCCGGTGGCCGACGCGTCACCCAGCGCAATAGTTATCGGCTGCCGAGCGAATGACACCAGGGAGGCGGTTCGCGGCCTCATGAATGCTGCTCTCGCCCTCCGATAA
- a CDS encoding amino acid ABC transporter ATP-binding protein: MPDQVLDETAFVRLRGVRKRFASLEVLKGIDMDVREGEVTCLLGPSGSGKSTLLRCINHLETINGGKIFVDDELVGYREKNGELYELHPRAVAKQRRKIGMVFQRFNLFPHKTALDNIMEAPVGVAHRPRSEVRQEAMHLLDKVGLVEWAQHYPAQLSGGQQQRVAIARALAMKPKIMLFDEPTSALDPELVGDVLEVMRDLAQAGTTMVVVTHEIGFARSAADTVVFIDDGVVVESGNPNEVFDNPQSERTKSFLASVL; encoded by the coding sequence ATGCCTGACCAAGTACTCGATGAAACTGCATTTGTGCGCCTCCGAGGTGTACGCAAACGCTTCGCTTCGCTCGAGGTGCTTAAAGGAATCGACATGGATGTGCGCGAGGGTGAAGTGACCTGCTTGCTCGGGCCCTCTGGCTCAGGAAAGTCAACCCTCCTGCGTTGCATCAACCACCTCGAAACCATCAACGGTGGCAAGATCTTTGTCGACGACGAACTCGTTGGATACCGCGAGAAAAATGGTGAGCTCTACGAGCTGCACCCTCGCGCGGTCGCGAAACAGCGCCGCAAGATCGGAATGGTGTTTCAGCGCTTTAACCTGTTCCCGCATAAAACCGCCCTCGACAACATCATGGAAGCTCCAGTAGGAGTTGCACACCGGCCCAGGTCTGAAGTGCGTCAAGAAGCAATGCACCTGCTCGACAAGGTGGGGCTCGTCGAGTGGGCCCAGCATTACCCGGCTCAGCTCTCGGGCGGTCAGCAGCAACGCGTGGCGATCGCACGAGCCCTCGCGATGAAGCCAAAGATCATGCTGTTCGACGAGCCCACGAGTGCGCTCGACCCGGAACTCGTTGGCGATGTTCTCGAGGTTATGCGTGACCTCGCGCAGGCCGGCACAACGATGGTCGTCGTGACCCACGAAATCGGCTTTGCGAGAAGCGCCGCCGACACTGTGGTCTTCATAGACGATGGCGTGGTCGTCGAGTCCGGTAACCCGAATGAGGTATTCGATAACCCGCAGAGTGAACGGACCAAGAGCTTTCTCGCAAGCGTGCTTTAG